CAACAGCCTGCGCAAGGTCTCGGCCAGCGGCGACGTCCTGAACCAGGGCACGCTGCGCGACAACATCTACGCCTTCGCGATCGAGGTGGGCGGGAGCATCGCGAACGAGGGTGACTGGCTGCTCGACGAGACCCGCATCACCGGCGCGGGCGATCGGTCCATCGCCATGGCGCCCGGCTCGGTGTTCTCCTCGAACCTGCATCCCGCGCCGGGCGCCGCGGGCAAGCTCTTCGCCACGACGCCGCTGGCCATCACCGGCAGCGTGGAGATGGGCGCCGTGCCGCTGGTTCTGGGGGCGAACTGCCCGCTCACCGTGGAGTTCGGCTTCATCGCGGGCGAGATCCGCGCGGCGGGCAACGCCGTCATCGGTCAGGGCAGCGCGGCCATCCTCGCGGCCTGCACGCTGGACCAGGCCGTCCTGGACGGCACGCTCAACGTCTATGGCAGCGACGTCGCCTTCACGGGCGGTCTGACGGTCCAGGGCGTGCTCGAGCCCTACGCCTCGGGGGGCTTCAACATTGCCCACGTCACCGGTACCCTGCTCAACCTGGGCGAGATCCGCAATGCGAGCGGGCAAGGGCTCTCCATCCTGCTCACCGGCGACCTCGTCAACAACGGCATCCTTGCCAACAGCCAAGTGGACTTCGTCTATGGCGGGCAGTACCACCTCAGCGCGGGCGGAAGTCCGCCGCTCGCCGTGAACCTCTTTCTTGCCGAGTTCGGGAGCGAGACGCTCTACGTCGACACGCCGGTCACCACGAGCGACCAGATCGGCGTGGGCGTCAGCACCGTGGTGCTGGGTGCCGGCTGCGACCTCACCCTCACGGGCTTCGGGACGATCTGGACCAGCTTCGACGGGCAACTCCTGGCGAACGGCAACACGCTCCGCCAGGTGGGCGCGAACTGCAGCCTGCTGCGGGTCGGGGTCGACAACGCCCGGCTTGCGGGCTATTTCACCATCGGCGCCAACACTCCTTTCACCGGCGGTGTCACCGTGGTGGACACCCTGGTCAACCGCGCGTTCAACAGCGTGAGCGCCGAGATGGTGGATCGCCTCGACAACGAGGGCCTGATCACCCAGAACGGCGGCGCCTTCACGGTGATCCTGCGCGCGGACGCGGAGAACCGCGGTGTCTGGAACAACGCGCGGGTGGAGGTCGACGGGGACGCCGACCAGTTCATCGGCGCCGGCGGCGGCATCGACGTGCCTCAGTTCGCGCTCTACGCGAACCTGCCCGCGGGGCCCTACCAGTGGACGCGGGACGGCGCGACGATTCCCGGCGCCACGTCGAGCACGCTGACCCTGGCCGGCGTGGGCGCCGCCGACTACGGGACCTATCGCTGCGAGGGCGCGGGCGGCGCGCTCTCGCGGCGCATCGTGATCGCGGAGTTCGCCGATCCCACCGCGGCCGGGGACGCGGCGCCCGCGCTGCGACTGGCCGGCAACCACCCGAATCCTTTCAATCCCAGCACGGAGTTCCGCTTCAGCCTGGCCGCCGCGGGTCCCGTGCGGCTCACGATCTACGACGCCGCCGGCCGCGAGGTGGCCAGGCCCGTGGATCGCGTGCTCGGCGCGGGCGAGCAGCAGGTGCGCTGGGCGCCGCGCGATCTGGGCTCGGGCGTCTACCTCTATCGCCTCGAGGCGGGCGGCGAGCTGCGCACGGGCAAGGCGACGCTGCTGAAGTAGGGCGTTGCTTTTGGACGCCCGATGGGCGAGCATGGGGCCCCGCGAGCAGGAGGGGCCCCATGCGCTATCGCGACAGCGGCGTCGACATCGATCAGGCCAGCCGGGCGCTGAAGCGCGCCGGCGAGTCCGTCCGCTCCACCTGGAACGCGCGCGTGCTCTCGCAGCTGGGCGCCTTCGGCGGGCTCTTCGATCTCTCGGGCTTCGACGCGCCGGTGCTCGTGAGCAGCATCGACGGCGTCGGCACCAAGCTCAAGATCGCCTTCGCCACGGGGCGTCACGACACGGTGGGGGCCTGCCTGGTCAACCACTGCGTGAACGACATCCTGGTGCAGGGCGCCCGCCCGCTCTTCTTCCTCGACTACTTCGGCACGGGCAAGCTCGGCGACGGCGTGCTCGAGGCCGTGGTGGGCGGCATGGCCACGGCCTGCCGCGAGAACGGTCTCGCCCTCATCGGCGGCGAGACGGCCGAGCTGCCCGGCATGTACGCGGCGGGGGAGTACGATCTCGCCGGCTGCATCGTCGGCGTCGTGAGCCGCGAGCGCCTGGTGGACGGCCGGAGCATCGCGCCGGGCGACCTGATCGTCGGCCTGGCCTCCACGGGCCTGCACACCAACGGCTACAGCCTCGCGCGCAAGGTCCTGCTCGAGAAGGCGGGCTTCGCGCTGGACGCCGTGCCGCCTGGCCTGGACCTCCCCCTGGCCGACGCCCTGCTGGCCGTGCACCGCAGCTACCTGCGCCACGTGGAGCGCGCCGAGGCCGCGGGCGTCACGCTCAAGGGCATGGCCCACCTCACCGGCGGCGGCTTTCTCGACAACATCCCGCGCATCCTGCCGGCCGGCTGCCGCGCCCGCATCCGCACCGGCGCGTGGACCGCGCCGCCGCTCTTCCGCCTGATCGCCGAGGCCGGCGGCGTGGAACGCGACGAGATGTACCGCGTCTTCAACATGGGCGTGGGTTACGTCCTCGTGGTCGCGCCCGGGCAGCTCGCCGCGCTCGAGTCCGCGGCGCTGCCGGACTGGCTGGGCGTGATCGGCGAGATCGTCGCCGGCGACGGCCCCGTCGAACTCGCCGACTGAGTCCTTTTCCCGACGCCTTCCCGCCGCCCTGTCCGCGCCACCGTCACGGCGCGGGCGCACGGCCGTCGAATTGCCCGCAACGGCGCGCCCGCCGCGCGGAATGCCCCTTGCAAGGTCCGGGTCCCACCGATCACCACCGGCGACGGGAGCATGCGCATGTGGGCCGACTTCCCCGCAACACAGAGCACCGGGCAGGGCGCGCGTCCGCTCCTGGCCTTTCTGGAGACGCGACTGCCGGGCAGTCGCTGGGACCTCGTGGAGCAGCGGCCGGGCGAGCCGCCCCGCTTCCTGCTCGGGCGCATCGGCGCGCCGCACCCAGGCCTCGCGCGACTGGACGAGGCCGCCGCACCGCCGCTCCTGCTCGAACATCCCCAGGGCGGTCTGGGCGACCCGCAGCTCTGCTTCGACTTCGCCGGCGACGCGCCGCCCCGCCGCCCCGAGCTGGACTGGGTCTGGCCGCTGGGGCCGCGCGCGCAGCGGCCCTGGGTCGTGGGACGTCTCCGCCGCCGGCAAGCCGAGGCGCTGGCCACGCGCCGCGAGTGGCTGGCCGGCCTCTTCGGCGAGCTCGACGGCTCGGACGTGCCGGACGCAACGCTCGACGACGCCGCCACGCGCGAGTTCCAGGGCATCCGCTACCATGCCGAGAGCCCGCTGGCCGGACTGCTCGCGCAGCTCCGCCGCGTGGCGCGCACGGAGACGCCGGTCTTCCTGCAGGGCGAGTCGGGGGTGGGCAAGGAGCTCTTCGCGCGCGCGCTGCACCGCCTGAGCCCCCGGGCCGAGAGCGCCTTCGTCGCCCAGAACGGCGGCGCGCTCACGGATACGCTCATCGAGAGCGAGCTCTTCGGCCACGGCCGCGGCGCCTTCACGGGCGCGCGGGAGGAGCGCGTGGGCCTCTTCGAGGTGGCCAACGGCGGGACCTTCTTCCTCGACGAGGTCGGCGACCTCAGCGCCATGCTGCAGGTCCGCCTGCTGCGCGTGCTGCAGGACCGGCAGATCCGCCGCGTGGGGGAGAACCGGCTGCGCGCCGTGGACTTCCGTCTCGTCACCGCGACGCACCACGACATGGAGGAGCGCGTGCGCGCCGGCCGCTTTCGCCTCGACCTCTGGTTCCGCATCCAGGGCGTCAGCCTGCGCATCCCGGCGCTGCGTGAGCGGCCCATGGACGTCGGCGTCCTCGCCCGCCACTTCCTCGCCGAGCGCGCCGCGCTCTACGACCTGCCCATGCGGGAGATCGCGCCCGAGGCCGTGGACGCCCTGGAGCGCTACGGCTGGCCGGGCAACGTGCGCGAGCTCGAGAACGAGATCGGCCGCGTGCTGGCCTTCTACGGCGAGTCGTCGCGGCTCGAGCGCTGGATGCTTTCCGACGCGCTCTTCCGCAGCCGCGAGGATCCGCTGCCCGCCAGCCTGGCCTCGCTCACGCTCGCGGAGGCGCAGCGCGACCTCGAGCAGCGCATGATCCGCCACGTGCTGGGACGCTACGGCGGCAACCGCAGCCGCAGCGCGCGGGCGCTGGGCCTCAGCCGTCAGGGCCTGCTCAAGAAGCTCAAGCGCCTCGGGATGGAGCGCGTGGCGCGGGGGGCGGCGGCCGGCGCCGGCCGTCCGTCGGATTGAGCCTTGGCGCGGGACGGCGCGCGCCCTACACTGCCGCCCCGGAGGGACGCCATGCGCCTGCGACTCGCGGCG
Above is a genomic segment from Candidatus Latescibacterota bacterium containing:
- a CDS encoding phosphoribosylformylglycinamidine cyclo-ligase — translated: MRYRDSGVDIDQASRALKRAGESVRSTWNARVLSQLGAFGGLFDLSGFDAPVLVSSIDGVGTKLKIAFATGRHDTVGACLVNHCVNDILVQGARPLFFLDYFGTGKLGDGVLEAVVGGMATACRENGLALIGGETAELPGMYAAGEYDLAGCIVGVVSRERLVDGRSIAPGDLIVGLASTGLHTNGYSLARKVLLEKAGFALDAVPPGLDLPLADALLAVHRSYLRHVERAEAAGVTLKGMAHLTGGGFLDNIPRILPAGCRARIRTGAWTAPPLFRLIAEAGGVERDEMYRVFNMGVGYVLVVAPGQLAALESAALPDWLGVIGEIVAGDGPVELAD
- a CDS encoding sigma 54-interacting transcriptional regulator produces the protein MWADFPATQSTGQGARPLLAFLETRLPGSRWDLVEQRPGEPPRFLLGRIGAPHPGLARLDEAAAPPLLLEHPQGGLGDPQLCFDFAGDAPPRRPELDWVWPLGPRAQRPWVVGRLRRRQAEALATRREWLAGLFGELDGSDVPDATLDDAATREFQGIRYHAESPLAGLLAQLRRVARTETPVFLQGESGVGKELFARALHRLSPRAESAFVAQNGGALTDTLIESELFGHGRGAFTGAREERVGLFEVANGGTFFLDEVGDLSAMLQVRLLRVLQDRQIRRVGENRLRAVDFRLVTATHHDMEERVRAGRFRLDLWFRIQGVSLRIPALRERPMDVGVLARHFLAERAALYDLPMREIAPEAVDALERYGWPGNVRELENEIGRVLAFYGESSRLERWMLSDALFRSREDPLPASLASLTLAEAQRDLEQRMIRHVLGRYGGNRSRSARALGLSRQGLLKKLKRLGMERVARGAAAGAGRPSD
- a CDS encoding T9SS type A sorting domain-containing protein, with protein sequence MRVAHVLIATGLLAASAPAGADVITSTTSGGFWSIGSTWVGGVPPVATDDVIIAGPVAVGVATAPCHALTVLPAGELTNANNSLRKVSASGDVLNQGTLRDNIYAFAIEVGGSIANEGDWLLDETRITGAGDRSIAMAPGSVFSSNLHPAPGAAGKLFATTPLAITGSVEMGAVPLVLGANCPLTVEFGFIAGEIRAAGNAVIGQGSAAILAACTLDQAVLDGTLNVYGSDVAFTGGLTVQGVLEPYASGGFNIAHVTGTLLNLGEIRNASGQGLSILLTGDLVNNGILANSQVDFVYGGQYHLSAGGSPPLAVNLFLAEFGSETLYVDTPVTTSDQIGVGVSTVVLGAGCDLTLTGFGTIWTSFDGQLLANGNTLRQVGANCSLLRVGVDNARLAGYFTIGANTPFTGGVTVVDTLVNRAFNSVSAEMVDRLDNEGLITQNGGAFTVILRADAENRGVWNNARVEVDGDADQFIGAGGGIDVPQFALYANLPAGPYQWTRDGATIPGATSSTLTLAGVGAADYGTYRCEGAGGALSRRIVIAEFADPTAAGDAAPALRLAGNHPNPFNPSTEFRFSLAAAGPVRLTIYDAAGREVARPVDRVLGAGEQQVRWAPRDLGSGVYLYRLEAGGELRTGKATLLK